In Oryza sativa Japonica Group chromosome 11, ASM3414082v1, the following are encoded in one genomic region:
- the LOC4351226 gene encoding very-long-chain aldehyde decarbonylase GL1-11 — protein sequence MAASALDSAWEGLTGSFTEFQLATVVTFLLHETVFFLSGLPSLLFERFGLFAKYKIQKKSNTPSYQNRCVLRLILYHVCVNLPVMVLSYPAFKFMGLRSSLPLPHWTVIVSQVLFYFVLEDFIFYWGHRALHTKWLYKHVHSVHHEYATPFGLTSEYAHPAEILFLGFATIVGPALTGPHLFTLWLWMVLRVLETVEAHSGYHFPWSPSNFLPLYGGSDFHDYHHRVLYTKSGNYASTFVYMDWLFGTDKDYRNAKAIEEKDGKHL from the exons ATGGCGGCGTCCGCCCTCGACTCCGCCTGGGAG GGCCTCACCGGCAGCTTCACCGAGTTCCAGCTCGCCACCGTCGTCACCTTCCTCCTCCACGAgaccgtcttcttcctctccggcctcccctccctcctcttcgaGCGCTTCGGCCTCTTCGCCAAGTACAAGATCCAG AAGAAGAGCAATACCCCTTCTTACCAGAATAGATGTGTGCTGCGTCTCATTCTGTACCATGTCTGTGTGaacttgcctgtaatggttttATCCTACCCTGCCTTCAAATTCATGGGCCTGAGGAGCTCTCTTCCTCTGCCACACTG GACGGTTATTGTTTCTCAAGTTCTTTTTTACTTTGTACTCGaggattttatattttattggGGACATAGGGCACTGCACACCAAATGGCTATACAAGCATGTTCACAGCGTTCACCATGA ATATGCTACACCCTTTGGCTTGACTTCAGAATATGCCCACCCTGCTGAAATTTTGTTCCTTGGGTTCGCCACAATTGTTGGTCCGGCCCTCACTGGTCCGCACTTGTTCACTCTATGGCTGTGGATGGTGTTGAGGGTATTGGAGACAGTTGAAGCTCACAGTGGATACCATTTCCCATGGAGCCCATCAAATTTCTTGCCACTGTATGGAGG CTCCGACTTTCATGACTATCATCACCGTGTGCTCTACACCAAATCAGGAAACTACGCCTCTACTTTTGTTTACATGGACTG GCTGTTTGGCACGGACAAGGATTACCGCAATGCCAAGGCTATCGAGGAGAAAGACGGGAAGCATTTGTAA
- the LOC4351227 gene encoding uncharacterized protein, whose product MLRKGEAPGHQTPPHLHKDDGDDDDDAPSGFVKLISAEGFEFVVDKKAAMVSNTLRNMLTSPGGFSETREGEVRFPEISTPILEKICQYFYWSLHYSSGKETSEFQIEPEITLELMMAANYLDT is encoded by the exons ATGCTGCGGAAGGGAGAGGCGCCGGGGCACCAAACCCCACCCCACCTGCacaaggacgacggcgacgacgacgacgacgcaccgTCCGGCTTCGTCAAGCTCATCAGCGCCGAGGGCTTCGAGTTCGTCGTCGACAAGAAGGCCGCCATGGTCTCCAACACGCTCCGCAACATGCTCACCTCCCCCG GCGGCTTCTCCGAGACGCGCGAGGGCGAGGTTAGGTTCCCCGAGATCAGCACCCCCATCCTCGAGAAGATCTGCCAGTACTTCTACTGGTCGCTCCACTACTCCAG TGGGAAGGAGACATCTGAGTTTCAAATTGAACCGGAGATAACTCTGGAGCTGATGATGGCTGCAAACTATCTGGACACCTGA
- the LOC4351228 gene encoding mitochondrial uncoupling protein 1: protein MPEHGSKPDISFAGRFTASAIAACFAEVCTIPLDTAKVRLQLQKNVAADAAPKYRGLLGTAATIAREEGAAALWKGIVPGLHRQCIYGGLRIGLYEPVKSFYVGKDHVGDVPLTKKIAAGFTTGAIAISIANPTDLVKVRLQAEGKLAPGAPRRYAGAMDAYAKIVRQEGFAALWTGIGPNVARNAIINAAELASYDQVKQTILKLPGFKDDVVTHLLSGLGAGFFAVCVGSPVDVVKSRMMGDSAYTSTIDCFVKTLKNDGPLAFYKGFLPNFARLGSWNVIMFLTLEQVQKLFVRKPGS, encoded by the exons ATGCCGGAGCACGGGTCGAAGCCCGACATCTCCTTCGCCGGCCGCTTCACCGCAAGCGCCATCGCTGCATGCTTCGCTGAG GTGTGCACGATCCCCCTGGATACGGCCAAGGTGAGGCTTCAGCTGCAGAAGAACGtggccgccgatgccgccccCAAGTACCGCGGCCTCCtcggcaccgccgccaccatcgcgcGCGAGGAAGGCGCCGCCGCTCTCTGGAAGGGCATCGTCCCGGGACTCCACCGCCAGTGCATCTACGGCGGCCTCCGCATCGGCCTCTACGAGCCC GTGAAATCCTTCTACGTTGGCAAAGACCATGTCGGGGATGTGCCTCTCACCAAGAAGATCGCTGCCGGCTTCACCACTG GTGCCATTGCGATCAGTATCGCCAACCCCACTGACCTTGTCAAGGTTAGGCTTCAGGCGGAGGGCAAGCTGGCGCCCGGCGCCCCGCGCCGATATGCTGGGGCCATGGATGCCTATGCCAAGATTGTTAGGCAG GAAGGGTTTGCTGCTTTGTGGACTGGCATTGGACCCAATGTTGCGCGCAATGCCATCATCAATGCTGCCGAGTTGGCCAGCTATGATCAAGTCAAGCAG ACTATTTTGAAGCTTCCTgggttcaaagatgatgtggtCACTCACCTCTTATCTGGTCTGGGCGCGGGCTTCTTCGCTGTCTGTGTTGGTTCTCCAGTGGATGTG GTCAAGTCAAGAATGATGGGTGACTCGGCCTACACAAGTACTATTGATTGTTTCGTGAAGACGCTGAAGAATGAT GGACCTCTGGCATTTTACAAAGGCTTCCTCCCAAACTTTGCTAGACTGGGATCATGGAATGTGATAATGTTCTTGACACTGGAGCAG GTCCAGAAGCTGTTTGTGAGGAAACCTGGTAGTTGA
- the LOC9267710 gene encoding protein OCTOPUS gives METVSVCGLHPGVAVTGFCPACLRDRLAGLHPPSDLRRCKSFSYYARSSSYLEPHPQQDALVLPDAADAPTNTKLALGSLGKRWQEWRRKSKLKHHHPPPATATDPALLARRSCDAFSTRTMLDEPRASYHPTLFVPRSDDQIPVEEEERAYVPGGSAQTRDYYLDSSSSSRRRRSVDRKSSSDAGDQIPRMVAAAANARVSPATELYHQPHTFHYHQPSFEPPPLLARERQEAKSKPKNKGIKGWSIWGLLHKKSSTTNSVGATASAFAGEARAAPPELRARGYDGQMLRCNSSVSARSSFSGIGSSFNGGRLGMRRADEVLLERNFSARYSSSSSCRYQFHKDDYSNSIANNSGAGAGSRPPRSSTLPRTSLGLYYY, from the coding sequence ATGGAGACGGTGTCGGTGTGCGGGCTCCACCCGGGCGTGGCGGTGACGGGGTTCTGCCCGGCCTGCCTCCGCgaccgcctcgccggcctccacccGCCATCCGACCTCCGCCGCTGCAAGTCCTTCTCCTACTACGCCCGCTCCTCATCCTACTTGGAGCCGCACCCGCAGCAGGATGCTCTAGTCCTGCCCGATGCTGCTGATGCTCCAACCAACACCAAGCTCGCCTTGGGCTCCCTGGGCAAGCGCTGGCAGGAATGGCGTCGCAAGTCCAAGCTCAAGCACCACCACCCgccccccgccaccgccaccgacccCGCGCTGCTGGCCCGCCGCTCCTGCGACGCTTTCTCCACCCGCACCATGCTGGACGAGCCCCGCGCGTCCTACCATCCCACGCTCTTCGTTCCACGCTCCGACGACCAGATCcccgtggaggaggaggagcgagctTACGTGCCCGGCGGCTCCGCCCAGACAAGGGACTACTACCTCGACTCCTCCAGCTCCAGCAGGAGGCGCCGGAGCGTCGACCGCAAGTCCTCCTCCGACGCCGGCGACCAAATCCCCAGGATGGTGGCCGCGGCTGCCAATGCCAGGGTTTCACCGGCCACAGAGCTGTACCACCAGCCCCACACGTTCCACTATCACCAGCCAAGCTTCGAGCCGCCGCCATTATTGGCCCGGGAACGACAAGAGGCAAAGAGCAAGCCTAAGAACAAGGGGATCAAGGGGTGGAGCATCTGGGGCCTCCTGCACAAGAAGAGCAGCACCACCAACAGTGTGGGTGCCACTGCCAGTGCGTTCGCCGGCGAGGCACGGGCGGCGCCACCGGAGCTCCGGGCAAGGGGTTACGACGGCCAGATGCTCCGGTGCAACAGCAGCGTCAGCGCAAGAAGCTCATTCAGTGGAATTGGAAGCTCATTCAATGGCGGCAGGTTGGGGATGAGGAGGGCAGATGAAGTTTTGCTTGAGAGGAATTTCAGCGCCAGGTactcttcgtcttcctcctgcAGGTATCAGTTTCACAAGGATGATTACTCCAACTCCATTGCCAACAattctggagctggagctggaagCAGGCCTCCTCGTTCCTCCACCTTGCCGAGGACCTCACTTGGACTCTACTACTACTGA